A window of the Vicinamibacteria bacterium genome harbors these coding sequences:
- a CDS encoding DUF2905 domain-containing protein: MDTRSVGLVLAGVGAALLTLGLVVHWGGFSWFGRLPGDIRYESETTRVFVPLTSMILLSVLATLALNLLRRLF; the protein is encoded by the coding sequence GTGGACACGCGTTCCGTCGGGCTCGTTCTCGCCGGGGTCGGCGCGGCGCTCTTGACGCTGGGCCTGGTAGTCCATTGGGGCGGATTTTCCTGGTTCGGTCGGCTCCCGGGTGACATCCGCTACGAGAGCGAAACGACGCGCGTCTTCGTTCCGCTCACGTCGATGATCTTGCTATCGGTACTTGCGACCCTCGCACTCAACCTGTTGAGACGGCTTTTCTGA
- a CDS encoding EAL domain-containing protein, with the protein MEKTSRETRTSPWCLESKLEGGRVLQRVAIHSFPFRIGRIAGLDLTLPFQSVSKRHAEIYLDGEDLMLRDLDSTNGTFVNRQRVTGSLLREGDILHFAEFEFRLGRVEGEGLVRPADQTLEFGTLAISRMVLSQQFVSGTRQLAELMDQRLVTAAFQAIVSIPEGKVVGYEVLGRGLHPELPESPCDLFRIAETLGREAELSRLFRQQAIELVLSSGLTLPRLFLNTHPIELGRPELIESLRQVRTRAPEQELALEIHEGALAKPHVTAELKRELDALDIGLALDDFGLGERFAQLAEVEPHYLKFDMSWFEDLLEARASKRRLLSMLMAAARELHAEPIAEGIESRREAEVCAEMGFRLAQGYLYSEPRTLDDLSEKPSQQVECEGRKYR; encoded by the coding sequence TTCCGGATCGGCCGTATCGCCGGTCTCGACCTGACGCTTCCGTTTCAGTCCGTTTCCAAACGCCACGCCGAGATATACCTGGACGGTGAGGACCTGATGCTGAGGGACCTGGACAGCACGAACGGGACCTTCGTCAATCGCCAGCGAGTCACGGGGAGTCTGCTCCGGGAAGGAGACATCCTGCACTTTGCCGAGTTCGAGTTCCGGCTCGGGCGCGTCGAGGGCGAGGGGCTCGTGCGGCCGGCGGATCAGACGCTCGAGTTCGGGACGTTGGCGATCAGTCGTATGGTGCTCTCTCAGCAGTTCGTTTCTGGCACGAGGCAGCTGGCCGAGCTCATGGATCAGCGTCTGGTCACCGCCGCTTTTCAGGCGATCGTTTCCATTCCCGAGGGGAAGGTCGTCGGCTATGAAGTGCTCGGGCGGGGCCTTCATCCCGAGTTGCCCGAGAGCCCATGTGACCTCTTTCGCATCGCTGAGACCCTGGGGCGCGAAGCCGAGCTCTCGCGTCTGTTCCGTCAACAAGCCATCGAGCTCGTTCTCTCGTCGGGTTTGACGCTGCCGCGCCTGTTCTTGAACACGCACCCCATCGAGCTGGGTCGACCCGAGCTCATCGAGTCGTTGAGACAGGTTCGGACCCGGGCGCCCGAGCAGGAGCTGGCCCTCGAGATCCATGAAGGGGCGCTCGCCAAGCCCCACGTCACCGCAGAGCTCAAGCGAGAGCTCGATGCCCTCGACATCGGTCTGGCTCTCGACGATTTCGGTCTGGGCGAGCGCTTCGCTCAACTGGCCGAAGTCGAGCCGCACTACCTCAAATTCGACATGAGCTGGTTCGAGGATCTCCTCGAGGCGCGCGCCTCGAAACGACGGCTTTTGTCGATGCTGATGGCCGCCGCGCGCGAGCTTCACGCCGAGCCGATTGCCGAGGGCATCGAAAGCCGGCGGGAGGCGGAGGTCTGTGCCGAGATGGGTTTCCGGCTCGCCCAGGGATACCTCTACTCGGAGCCGAGGACGCTCGACGACCTGTCAGAAAAGCCGTCTCAACAGGTTGAGTGCGAGGGTCGCAAGTACCGATAG